The Solanum lycopersicum chromosome 2, SLM_r2.1 DNA window ATGTTACGGCTTCTCGAGTTACGTCAGTGACAATGATTTCCGCTCCGTGATTCAAAGTTGAGTTCGATTCAGCTTTAAGGACTTACATTGATTAGCTAAGTCTGGATGGTGTTCCACGGGTTTATATGATTATGGATAGATAAAGACTCTTTCAGCAGCTATATCGACATCTTTGTCGGGTATCCGAATGTAAGGTCCGGCCTCGAACATCCACATACTTATGTAGAGCATCCGGTTAGAGGTCCGGCctcagttacttatattttgcaATTGGCTACTTGTGTAATTCTGGTGAGCGTCCGGTTCAAGGCCCGACCTCCGTACCGTCAGATTCTACCTTTTGGTTCGGTGTTTTTTGGCCTCGAGTTTTATTCTCCTTAAGTTATAGTTACTTTGTGTACTCGTCGGGCTTATGGGGGTCCGTTCgggtttttatttaaacttgtgCACTAGTGTACCTTCTGGGCTTATGGTGGGTTTAGTTAGGTGCAGTTagcttatttatattaatttagttagatCTTTATACACTCGTGTGCATTATTGTGTTATTTAGTCTTCTGTTCTTGACCTCTAGTTTTGTGATTCCGTCTTTTCATAGTGCTTTACTTTTCTAGTTTAGTCGGCCTATGATGCCTACTGGGTACCTGTTATTTGGTACTCATGCTACGGTCTGCATCTATTTTCGTGATGCAGGTCCGAGCACCAGTAGTCAGCGTTGATCGAGTTTGGAGCATTTCTAGTCTGGAGACAGAGGTGAGCACACAGCGTTTTGTACTATTTCAGTCTTCATCTGTTTATATAAAGACTTGTCTTTTACTTTTCGAGACAGTCTAGTTTCGGTGGTCCACTGTTGGGACTTGTACTCGTTTTGTTGGTAGCTCTGTATTAGTGACTTCCAGGCTCTGGGAGAGATCCTTAATTGTATTTATGTTGTTATAGTAATTTTGCTTAGTCGTGTTTAGTTTCTACCCTCACACCCATTACGTGTTGTTCTGGGTTGTGGTTTGGCTTACCTACTGATGGGTTATAGTAGGTGCCTTCATGGCTCGAgaaattgggtcgtgacactcaTTCTCATTGTTCATTAATCAGAGTAAAAAGATCACATCACTCATAACCCCTGCATATTGCTTAGAATGCCTCTACCATAAGATCACTCTTACGATAAAGGGGCTCCTTATAAAGCGAAACAAAATAAATCTTTATAGACAGACTGGGTTTCTTGTTTTCACTGTCCATATTAACTGATAGGATTTATCATTTTCATCTTATGTTGGACAGAGTTGTGGAAATGCAATGATAAAATTGTTGTATTATTCCATAAGCCCAGGCTTCCAGCCACAGAGCTGGAAATTACATATGTTTCTATAAGGCAGCATGCACTGAAAGGATATGTTCTTTGAAACTAGAAAGTTACCTTGGTGAATAGCTGAGTCCTTGTGTGGAGAGGCTGCAAAGAAATTAATGGTCAGACTAGACACAAACTTGACATTAGAAGTAGACAAAGGATTATCATGTAGTTGTTACAAAAATCCACTGGGCATGGAAATTATGCTCAAAAGCAACTtagaattttatgatttatctGAAAGCATAACTAGTATCAACATTGATCacaagaaaagagagagagcgAGAGAGGGTGTGCTATAATTTCTAGGTCCATATTGCATCAGGAAATGTCGGTAGAGAGGAAGATTTTCCTAGCAACATATAAGCAGAGAGATTGATGTATACTTACAGCTTCTGTACAGCCAAGTAATAGGCTGACTAAAAGCTTCCATTGCAGAAATGCTTCAAGTGACTGTCCCATCTGTAAATTGTTCACATATTTAACTTCAACAACTGTCTTCTCAATTAAGTTGGTTCATCACATAAAGAACTAAAGAGCAAAGAAAAGTTGAAACTGCTGGCTGATACCAGAAACGCTACAAAGGCAAATTGTAGTTCTCCCAGAAGTGAATCTTCTGAACCACCATATTGCTTCGTCAGAATTGTCTCCAATATGTGTGTCTGCATTGAAGGTAAAATATAAAGTTATTCtcaaaagcaaaagaaaagaaaaagagaaagactgatcaattttatataaactgCACAGATTTAAGCCAAATACCTTGTCCAGATTCATGTTAGTAAGATCTTGTCCTGAAACTCCCTTTAGCTTTATAACACGAGGAATTGAGGTGTAATAACAACTGTTACTTGGAGACTTCTTATCAGGCTTCGAGAACTTGCTACTCTTTAACTGCTCAGCCAAGACTTTCTCCATGGCCGTCTTATGAACATTCCCAACCATTTCAGATTCAGAAATAATTGTAATTTCTCCTCCAACAGGTTCTGCAAAATAATGAAACTGGTGAAGCGAATAGGAAAAGGATAACAAGACAGAGCAATGATCACACACACAAGAGTAACTCATGTTTTGATTTACTCAGAGAGAGATAAGTTGATAACCCATTATCTATGACATGAGACTTACTAGCTGAACCAATTCCATTGAGCTGGTCAAAGAAACCAAAGGGTCACAATTAACAATagcaaaagagaaaaaagggtTCACAATAAGgttgtttattttaatatgaaCTCAAGTATCATTGTCTCACGTAAAAAAGGGATTGAGAAATCATGTGATAATTAATGGGTTTAATAATGCTATCATGTTACCAATGGGATACCTACGCCAGTAGCCGCACAACTAATGGGATTAGGTGGCATCATATATCAGGCACCATCTAATCGCGAAAAACACAAGGACTGAGTGACATTACTCCCAAATATTCTCAAACTTTCTACCTCTTTATGCTGATAACTCTTTTATAATCAACTCAACCAAGGATTCCACATCTTTGGCTCAGATGTTGCCCTCAGTTCTCATCGTCAAAACACTAAGAGACCATGTGAAAGCAATGTACATACCAATTCTTCCAATGGTACTCTTCGTAATAAAGTTAGATAAGCGCTTCCAATCTCCGTACTGATCCAATGCATAAGGGCCAAGTTGTCTGTCAAACTCCAATTTTTTCACCGCTTGAGCATATCTCTCTCCCTTCAAATAAACCGGatataatcattttttgaaaaggAAACAAGTCTTCTAAAGCAATAAAAATGCACACCATAAATATGTTTTAAGAATAATGTTGCATTAAACGAAAACCAATTCCAACATAGGTCTCCGATGAACGAATACACAGAAAATCATAGTTCACCAGTGCAGTAGACAAGCTGAAGCTCCACTGGCATAGAGAACATACGTAGATGACACCAAAATGAATTATTGTCCGATTTATTAGCTAACATGTTATGGCTAGCTTCTAACATGCTGGATCATAGCAGATTTCTCTGCACACATAACCAATCACCAACaaggaacaaaaaaaaagaagaggaaaagaaatgagaggaaGAGGAGTAACGAAAATTCTTCAGAGAACTCACCTCTTCTTCGGATAATTTGACAAATCGCTCATCCTTTGAATCCCATTTCTTAACAATGACCTGCTCAATTATCATTGGAAGACAGATTATGCTTCCCAACATACTTATAGACATTTTTCCAACATACTttgacataaaagaaaaaaagcaaCATTTAGTACATCAATGACAAGTGAACAATTGTTCAAACATAGAATAAaaagaaatcaacaaaaaaaagcaAGAGATACGCATATAATGAACCTATGGTAATATAATTGTATCTGTGTCTATGGTTTGGCATCATAAAACTGTACAAACACTATCTAGTTATCAAAATTAGTAGCGCTCAGAACAAATATAAACATGAGTGGATCAACAAATAAATGCAGAAGTGGCAAATGAGATCTTTTGTTAACCTCTGAAGGGCTAGCCTCAACGAAAAAACCAACTATTGGTGAGAACTCATTCCCTTCTCTGCACCCAGAAGAAGAAAAGACAACATTAGAGACTAATAATCTCGTTTTCTATGAAGAGAGAGAAACCAAAAGAGCAACAAACAACAGCAAAAAAGAACAATATGgtacaaaaattaaaagatctGGCAACAGAACATGATTCTTACAGCACAAATGAATGATAAACTGTTGGGAGAAGGTCAGAGACGCCCATTCAATGAGTCCAGAGGTGAAGCAAGGATTAGGAGTTTGGGGTTCTAAATTACGTTAATAACCGTCAATCAACTTTGTTAGGGGTTCacaaattaatatacataaatatttaattaattttccagTACAAATTAGGGTCTACGGAAAAGCTATTGGGTTCGTCCGAACACATGAACCCCCAGCTAGCTCCGTCTCTACCATTCACTTGAAACAAGAAGAATTTAATTTGAgctttctaggcttaaactttaTAGTTATGATATTGAAGTGAGTAGCCTATATCAGTAAAAAGGTTAAGTGACATAAATGGGTTCTTATGCAACAATCAGAAACCAGAATTGCTAACAGGAAAGTCACTACAGCATTCACTAGAAACAGCAAACTGGAGAATATAATTTGCCGTTTCTAAGCTATAATCATATTTCCAGCACTTTTAACTTATAATTAAGTACTTCGAAACCAATATTTCAGGATGACTACTCCACAACCCTAGAAACTTAATTAGTTCCTGAAGAATATGATAAGTAATGGGATTCAAGCTAAAAAAAAGCACCTGTTGGATGAACTGTAATAGATGAAATGAACGCCAGGAGGAATCATCTTCACACCTTTGAAATTAGGCCCGGAGAAAAACATCTACAGATAACGAAACTACTTCAAATTAAAACGAAATTAATCAATTGGAAAAATTGAACAGCaaactattcaaaaaattaaaacagaCCTGGGTATCAATACCGATGAGGGTATTCTGAGGAACATCAAGAAGTAGCAAGGTAGCGCCATGCTTCACTAACTCTAATGCTGCTTCAGCTTCCATTTTTTGAACTCTCCAATTTGTTGTTACTGGAACGGGCTTTCCCGCGAGCCCAGGTTCCAGAAACCTCTTTAAACGTTCCGATGAAGTTTAACGAAAATATCAGGTTCTGCCCCTCAAATTTGTAGAAACTGCTCATTGGTCCTTGTGAGAAAGAGTAATTACAATGACTGCCCTTCATTTTCCGACAAATTCAAATTAGCCCCATCACGGTggattctttttttctttttcgggAAACTAGTACCTACTTATAGcttcaattttccaaaaattatttttgtacaaCTTTTAAGAAATATAGTTCTCAAAAATCTAAAACACCTAAGTTCAGATATCAATGCTTATATCAAAGGTCGAGTACTTCTATGTATGACAAAGGTTAAGCTCAACTGAGAAAACATGCATACCTCATTTGGGAGATCCCTACCCAAGACCTAGTACTCTAATTTTTCAAcgttttttcaaatttcaccaATCTTACGTCTAAACACCCACTTAGTTTAGAAAGCTCAG harbors:
- the LOC101259997 gene encoding uncharacterized protein isoform X4, giving the protein MEAEAALELVKHGATLLLLDVPQNTLIGIDTQMFFSGPNFKGVKMIPPGVHFIYYSSSNREGNEFSPIVGFFVEASPSEVIVKKWDSKDERFVKLSEEEGERYAQAVKKLEFDRQLGPYALDQYGDWKRLSNFITKSTIGRIEPVGGEITIISESEMVGNVHKTAMEKVLAEQLKSSKFSKPDKKSPSNSCYYTSIPRVIKLKGVSGQDLTNMNLDKTHILETILTKQYGGSEDSLLGELQFAFVAFLMGQSLEAFLQWKLLVSLLLGCTEAPLHTRTQLFTKFIKAIYYQLKIGFQKDSKDTSRAEKGATASLDESLLSADNFLRHLCKDFFSLVLDAPMVDGDLLTWTRKLRELLEQTLGWDFKLDSSVDGMHLKEDDEFAPVVEILDDPDH
- the LOC101259997 gene encoding uncharacterized protein isoform X3; the encoded protein is MEAEAALELVKHGATLLLLDVPQNTLIGIDTQMFFSGPNFKGVKMIPPGVHFIYYSSSNREGNEFSPIVGFFVEASPSEVIVKKWDSKDERFVKLSEEEGERYAQAVKKLEFDRQLGPYALDQYGDWKRLSNFITKSTIGRIEPVGGEITIISESEMVGNVHKTAMEKVLAEQLKSSKFSKPDKKSPSNSCYYTSIPRVIKLKGVSGQDLTNMNLDKTHILETILTKQYGGSEDSLLGELQFAFVAFLMGQSLEAFLQWKLLVSLLLGCTEAPLHTRTQLFTKVRAPVVSVDRVWSISSLETEFIKAIYYQLKIGFQKDSKDTSRAEKGATASLDESLLSADNFLRHLCKDFFSLVLDAPMVDGDLLTWTRKLRELLEQTLGWDFKLDSSVDGMHLKEDDEFAPVVEILDDPDH